The following DNA comes from Methanocorpusculum vombati.
GTGCCAGTTCAATTGCCCCGCGGATTGCGTGGGATGATTCGGGCGCCGGGATGATGCCTTCGGTTCTGGCGAAGGTAACGGCTGCCTGGAAGATCTGAGTTTCGTTGTAGGATACGGCGTTGATGGTTTTGTTGTGGTAGAGTTCGGAGACGAGGGGGTTCATGCCATGGTAGCGGAGTCCGCCTGCGTGGACGGCGTTCGGGGTGAAGTCATGACCGAGCGTGTACATTTTGAACATGGGGGTGATGCAGCCGGAGTCGCCGAAGTCGTAGCGGTACTCTCCTTTGGTGAGCGAGGGGACTTCGGTCGGTTCGACGGCGAGGAAGCTGGTATCCACTTTTCCTCTGAGTTTCCTTTCGATCATGGGGAAGGCGAATCCTGCGAAGTTGCTGCCGCCGCCGATGCAGCCGACCATGTGGTCCGGGATGATGTCGAGTTCGTCCATCTGGGCGATGAGTTCCTGGCCGATAACGGTCTGGTGCATGCAGACATGGTTTGCGACGCTGCCGAGGCTGTACTTGGTTTTGCCGGTCGGGTCTTTGACGGCCATTTCTACTGCTTCGGTGATGGCGGTTCCGAGGGTTCCTCCGTAGGCGGGGTCTTTGGCGAGAACGGATTTTCCGTATTCGGTGACGGGACTCGGCGAGGGATACACGGTGCCTCCGTAGGTTTCCATGATGGATCTGCGGAAGGGTTTCTGTTCGAAGCTGACTTTGACCATGAAGATGATTACGTCGAGGTCGAAGTAGTTGCAGGAGAGGGAAAGTGCTGATCCCCACTGGCCGGCACCGGTTTCGGTGGTGAGGTGTTCGGTTCCGTCTCTTTTGTTGTAGTAGGCCTGAGCGATGGCGCTGTTGAGTTTGTGGCTGCCGGTTGGACTTACGTCTTCGCGTTTGAAGTAAATCTTCGCGGGTGTTTTGAGGTACTGTTCGAGATGGTATGCCCGCTGGAGCGGGGT
Coding sequences within:
- a CDS encoding TrpB-like pyridoxal phosphate-dependent enzyme, whose protein sequence is MFPKDGRTTLTVDDIPKKWYNIAADIGSPEILNPATMKPVTAADLAPVFCKTSVDQELDTTHRFIDIPDPVREAYAQFGRVTPLQRAYHLEQYLKTPAKIYFKREDVSPTGSHKLNSAIAQAYYNKRDGTEHLTTETGAGQWGSALSLSCNYFDLDVIIFMVKVSFEQKPFRRSIMETYGGTVYPSPSPVTEYGKSVLAKDPAYGGTLGTAITEAVEMAVKDPTGKTKYSLGSVANHVCMHQTVIGQELIAQMDELDIIPDHMVGCIGGGSNFAGFAFPMIERKLRGKVDTSFLAVEPTEVPSLTKGEYRYDFGDSGCITPMFKMYTLGHDFTPNAVHAGGLRYHGMNPLVSELYHNKTINAVSYNETQIFQAAVTFARTEGIIPAPESSHAIRGAIELALDAKKMNEEKTIVFNLSGHGLLDMVGYANFLKTCNHPMIEV